The genomic region ATATCTAATCAGCAGTGTCAGAAGGAAGTAGGATTGTAAAATTCTGTTAATCATCACCAGATTTACTTGATGAACCAGTTTAGTGCTTTCCTTCTTCtatgtaaaagatttacattcatTTCACTCTTGAAAATAATGAATAATCATCTATTTGTTTGTATAAGATAGGCACATGCATTTCCATAAAGAATGCTgtttgaatcataatcataattTTTTTCTTAAGCAACAACTGTCTGTTGCATAAATCTGCTCCATGTCGTAACAACCATTAAAACTATAACCAAGCCAAATGTCAGCAAAAGTTGGAAAGGGATGGGAAGCTCAAGAAATCGGACCTTAAACTTTGTTTGGCAAGACTTCATTACAAGAACATTATTGTCTTGGTGGTCACTCATCAAAATTGGGAGATTTGGACAGATGCACATGTATATCTCATTTTCACTTGGTACAAAATATCTGATAATCCTTTTTCAACTACGTCTCTCTATTTTCTTTGTAAGTACTTCACATTGAGATGTGATTTTAAATTTCTTCTGGCATTCCAATATTTAGATATATGAAAGCATGGTAAGCAGGAGAGGTGTCTCCACTTTCCTGGGATGTTTCTGGCATGGTAAATGGGGGACATTTCCATGTCCCAGGAGATTTGGCTCCAATGTTTACTGATGTGTCATGGATGGTTCTCAGAGACTTCTTCAGGAGTCTCCACCATCTCCCATGGTAATTTCCCATTTTAACTTGAAAaaagagaagcaaaaagaagaaactCTAATAATCATAAAGGGGCCTCACCATTCCTATCACCAATAAACCTGAAAACACTAAATAATTTAGTTAAGGGGATAGAAAACCATTCTTTTGGTGTTTGTGTTTTGGTGCTTCCCACAACACTCCTCACTCCAGTCACCACCACTCTCCCTTTGGCTCTTTCTGGCTCCTTTTTCCAAAAAATGTTCTCCTCATTCCAGTCTCCCATCCCTGCTCCCAGATACCCTTGTATGAAATCCCTTGTACGAAAGCATATTTGAAAGATACCCCCTGATGTCATCAGGTTCTGTGGAAGAAAAACTAATGTAAATTATGTATATGCTTCGCCTGATATTTCTTTGGTCGTGATTATCTTGATGAACTGTTTAAGCTGTATATTTCTTGTATGAAAGCATATTTGAAAGATACCCTTGTACGAAAGCATATTTGAAAGATACCCCCTGATGTCATCAGGTTCTGTGGAAGAAAAACTAATGTAAATTATGTATATGCTTTGCCTGATATTTCTTTGGTCGTGATTATCTTGACGAACTGTTTAGGCTGTATATTCCTTGTATGAAAGCATATTTGAGAGATACCACCTGATGTTCATGTAATCAGGTTCTGTGGAAGAAAAAGTTATGTAAATTATGTATATGCTTCACCTGATATTTCTTTGGTTGTGATTATCTTGATGAACTGTTTAAGCTTTATATTGATGTTCTTCTTTCATTTCCAAATCTATGTTTTCCGTTTCATTTTGATGAGTTTTCATAATATAATCACTGACTCTCCCTTATCAGACAAATTAGAGGGTAGTTCTTAGGGAAATATCAACTAAAATATGTCGTTTAGCTTTTGTCAAGTGGAAACTTCATCCATCACGTGTCCTTTCTTAAAGTAAAACAGCTAACAGGTTTTTTAAACATTTTTGAAGGCCTGAGATGGTATTTTGAAGCGCTTCATGCTTATAGATGCATAGTTCTTTCATCAATTcaatattttctattatttgattATGTGCTTATTGTTTTATGTTTGCATCATGCAGGAATCTTACAGAGCTGGATTTACAGGAAAATGACATTGATGATCGAGGAGGCTATTGGCTAAGTTGTTTTCCAGAGAGCTGTTCATCGTTGGTGTCACTAAATTTTGCTTGTTTAAACAGTGAAGTGAATTTTGATGTCCTTGAGAGGCTTGTAGCTAGATGCAAATgtttgaaaagtttaaaacttAACAAGAATGTGACACTAGAACAATTACAGCGCCTTCTGGTGAGAGCACCTCAATTGACTGAACTGGGTACAGGTTCGTACTCTCAAGAGCTTAAGTCACAACaattttcagatttggaaactgCCTTCAGCAACTGCAGGGATCTGAGACTATTATCGGGATTCTGGGAAGTGTCATCTCTATATCTTTCTGCAATTAATTCCGTGTGTGTGAAGCTGACATTTTTGAACTTTAGCTATGCCACTCTACAAAGCTGGGAGCTGGGGAGACTCATTGTAAATTGTCCTCATTTACAACGATTATGGGTAATACATTCTTTCTTTTCATCGGAAtataaatttgttttgtttttctcaATACTGCTCAGAAAGTATTGGGATGTCTaatccttttttcttttctttgagttCCATTAGCTTATTTATAGGCCATTTTGAGTGTTTGTGAAAACTTGTTGAGAAAGTATTTGGTTACGTGATTGTAGGTTCTAGACACTGTGGAAGACAAGGGACTTGAAACTGTGTCTTCAAGTTGTAAGGATTTGAGAGAACTGCGGGTTTTCCCAGCAGATCCTTCTGGGCAAGGTCAAGGCTATGTTACTGAAAAGGGCATTGTTGCCATCTCTAAGGGATGTCCTAATCTTAAATATGTTCTATACTTCTGCAGGCAAATGACAAATAGTGCAATTGTCAGAGTAGCACATAACTGCCCGATGTTGACTCATTTCCGTCTTTGTATTATGGATCCACATCGGCCAGACCACCAGACAAATGAGCCCATGGATGAAGCTTTTGGAGCAATTGTAAAGAATTGTAAGAATTTGCAGCGCTTGTCATTATCGGGTTTGCTTACTGataagacttttgaatatcttggCCTTTATGCAAAGAACTTGCAAACTTTATCTGTGGCTTTTGCTGGAGATAGTGATAAGGGTATGCAATATTTGTTACAAGGTTGCCCAAAGCTCCGAAAGCTTGAGATAAGGGATAGTCCGTTTGGGGATGCTGCACTGCTATCAGGACTTGACCGATATGAGTCAATGCGCTCATTATGGATGTCAGCATGCCATGTCACACTGAATGGTTGCAATATCCTTGCACAGGAGATGCCTAAACTTAATGTTGAAATAATTAaggaaaatgatgaagatgatgacaaCAGGATTGAGAAATTATATGTTTATCGGACTCTTTGTGGGCCAAGAACAGATGCTCCAAGTTTTGTATACACATTGTGATCAGATAATTGATCTGTTTACATTTGAATGTCTGCAAGGTTATTGCTATATGTTGAACAATCTACAGAAAACATGTTTTCAGGACTTGTGTGATCTTGCAAGACAAGAGGCATGGGATAAAGGTACATTGACTTTGACAGGTGACTTGAGGAAGCAGATCGAATTTGATAATGCATTGGTGCTTTATGGTCATTGGTATTAGAGGCTGCAAATAACAAATAATCAGATTCAGGTACTTGGTCATTGGGCTTAGCAGATCCATCTTCTAGTGGATTGGATTTATTAAGCTGCTGGTTGATAGCTATGTAATTGCTTTTTTTAATGTCTTCTCGGGACTGGTACACCCTGCATGACAATTTCACTGTTTAAATAGCCTTCTTTAAAAACTCATTAAAAGTAGTTTTTGACTTTTAACTCTCAATTCCTTCATTTTTCTATCGTTTCTGCAGCAAGAGTGAAACTTACGATGTGATGTTCTCCTGTACATCTGCTTTGTGGCTTAAATAGTTTGTGcgatgagaaaaagaaagaaacatttacCATCATGTTAAGGTCAGGTTTCAATTGGCACGCTGATTAAACCAACATGTAGATGTTCCCCAGTTCTTTCAATGAGTAATGGGCTTTATAATCATACCATATCTGAGGTTAGTCACAGTTATAATTAATGCCAAACAGGTAGTGTACAATCATCATAAGATATTGCATGTGGTGGCCTATCTGGATGGTCTGCTAGCATTTGTGCACTTCCTACTCATTTAAGAAAAATGCTGAGCTAGAATTATAATGGATACTGGCCTTCTCATGACCAAGTATGAGTGTGAGCTCAGAGAGTGGAAGTTTTCTGCCTGAAAAATACCCCCTAACACGTTTACCTTGAAATTCTTTGAATGAGATGGACAGGGTGGAGAGGTATGGGAAATAGGGCTTGACAGAAACTGGTCAGTTTTCTTGCACTATTGGATCAATTGGACAAGGACAAGGCATCTTCATATGAGCTGCTCATTTACTTTCTGATTGTCATTTAATGTACCACTGACAGTAGGTCTTAAATGCTTTCTTAGTATAAGGGTTCTCTTGTTAGATTGTCTTTTGTTTTTAGGTTTATTTTGGAACTTTGTTTTTCAATGGCTACAGCTTGGTTTTTGATAGTAAGGCATCAGCCTTGGACAATGTATATCTTCTTGTTTATTTAGAAAACAGTAAACACACTGCATATGGAAGGTTTGGCTCCCCAATATTTACAATCACTCCTAATTCTTTTCAAGCAAGACATAGCCACTGGGTATGTGTTGGGAGTCAAATTAATGTATTCAAGTGAAACCTGCTCAATATTCAAGagaatcaaaattcaagataagtTCAGTTACTTCCCGATCATTTACAGTTCATTTGTTGTCAAACTTGAAGCAAAAAGAATGAAAGGGTTAATTTTTCAGGATCAGTATATGAGTAAAGGATATGTCATTCTGGCTAGTACTTAGAGTAATACTTGTATTCCTCTTTTCATTATTATGAGATACAAGCCCGTTTTCATTTATCAAGCATATGCTTCTTTTGATCAAGTAGAGATGTTGTAGCTTATATGCTTGTGGAAGTAACAACAAAAGCTTTTGTTCTCCTTGAAATTACTGGGTCTGATCTCAGCCTGAAACATTCAAATTTTTTACAACTATTTTATTTTTGGAATGCTAGGTTGTGATATTTTTTAATTTGTCTAGTTTTCGGCAAGCTTTCACTATCAATTGTGATGGTGGTATCACAGCATTCAGGGTCAAACTAGTGGTATAATAGCATTCAGGGTCAAACTACTGGTACAAAAGTTGCAAATTTTGGATTTTCAactcaaaatacaaaatttgagaTTTTGGATGCTCAATCTTCCTGTCTTTCGCAATGGGCTTCTACTAAGAATATAAAAATGTTATCTCTCCTGGCATCATGATGAGACATCCACAATGGGTTCATTCTCATCCAGTTTCATAGAGGATAAAGaaacataaaaacatcatattttgAGGAAACTATTAAATCTTCAGTGAAGAGAGAAGACTCTGAACCGGACTGACAAACATCCGACTGGTTCTATTAGCAAGTAAAGTATGCCACTTTTACTGACGAGTTAGAGGATTGGTGGGAATTTCAGAACCAAATAAGAGACCCACATAATGATAAGTTCACTGTGTTAGCTATGTTGCTATTAACAAGTGGTACCAAGTGAATCTATTCGTCACCTCTGATCTTGACTAAAACTTTGATTCATCAGGAATTACACCCCCATGAAGGGGATTATTTTTGTTCAACATTATCTATTTTCTCAATGGAATATTATTTCGTTTTCCTCGGCAGTTCCTTGTCAGGGCAAATCTACAGATATTATTAGTATACTTTACAGTGGACCCTCTCTATTAAAAATAATGTATCCCAAGTTAACTCAGAATAAGCTGCAAGGTCCTTAATGAGAAAAAATGATCTCATTCAATATGAAAGGTTGAATAACTTGTAGTTCACGAGTTTGACAACTGGGTATATAGAAATGTAAGGAGGTAGGCTGCTTGAATACATTGTTCCTAACCTGTTGCGTGAACTCAAATGGAACACGTAAGATTGATTTGAGGTGGATTTTAGCATGTTAC from Cryptomeria japonica chromosome 3, Sugi_1.0, whole genome shotgun sequence harbors:
- the LOC131066821 gene encoding protein TRANSPORT INHIBITOR RESPONSE 1 → MPSFPDEVLEHVLVFLTSSQDRNSVSLVCKTWYRAEAWGRKSIFIRNMYAVSAEAVVRRFPRLRSITLKGKPRFADFNLVPPNWGADVLPWIHTIASVNPMLEELRLKRMVVTDESLELLAHFFPNFRALSLTSCEGFSTNGLAIIASKCRNLTELDLQENDIDDRGGYWLSCFPESCSSLVSLNFACLNSEVNFDVLERLVARCKCLKSLKLNKNVTLEQLQRLLVRAPQLTELGTGSYSQELKSQQFSDLETAFSNCRDLRLLSGFWEVSSLYLSAINSVCVKLTFLNFSYATLQSWELGRLIVNCPHLQRLWVLDTVEDKGLETVSSSCKDLRELRVFPADPSGQGQGYVTEKGIVAISKGCPNLKYVLYFCRQMTNSAIVRVAHNCPMLTHFRLCIMDPHRPDHQTNEPMDEAFGAIVKNCKNLQRLSLSGLLTDKTFEYLGLYAKNLQTLSVAFAGDSDKGMQYLLQGCPKLRKLEIRDSPFGDAALLSGLDRYESMRSLWMSACHVTLNGCNILAQEMPKLNVEIIKENDEDDDNRIEKLYVYRTLCGPRTDAPSFVYTL